The following is a genomic window from Hallerella porci.
GCCGATTTACAAAAGTCAATTACAAAGCGATAGCCCCTATAATACAAGGCGTTTCAAAGGTCTTATGCCCGGGCCGATTTCAAATCCGGGACGCAAAGCAATCGAAGCTGCACTGCACCCGACGAATACAAAAGCGCTTTATTTTGTCGCCAAAGACGACGGTTCGGGAACGCACTTCTTTTCGAATTCTCTTTCGGAACACAATCAATTTAAATCGACCGCAGCTCAGAACAGAAAGCGTTCGCAATAATTGACGCCGCACCTCGAGGTGACTGCGCTCTAAAAATCTTACGGCAAAAAAATCATCGCAAAATAGCGTTGAAAATTTTGTCATTTTTCGTCATTTTGAAATGCTATCTTATAGGCAAAGGAAATTGAGAAATGCAAAACGAAATCGAAAATTTGAACTCTCTCGTCAGCGAAATCGCAAAGCTTTTGGCAGAACGCGGCGAAACGCTTTCCACAGCAGAATCGTGCACCGGTGGCATGATTGCGAGTTCGATTGTGAATGTTTCGGGCGCAAGTTCTTTCTTTAAAGGCGGCGCGTGCACTTATTGGAACGAAGCCAAGCACAATATCCTCGGCGTTCCGCAGCGAATTTTGGATAAATATACCGAAGTCAGCGAAGAAACCGCATTGGCGATGGCAGAAGGTGCGCGTCAAATTTACAATACCG
Proteins encoded in this region:
- a CDS encoding CinA family protein — protein: MQNEIENLNSLVSEIAKLLAERGETLSTAESCTGGMIASSIVNVSGASSFFKGGACTYWNEAKHNILGVPQRILDKYTEVSEETALAMAEGARQIYNTDWAVSTTGVAGPNGGTPGKPVGFVWMGVASNCKKIALNVKFSGNREEIREKTVFKVLTLLRNAIFEENEQKSTCTKVQ